tgagaaacctctataagcgagaatgagattgtgctcccttgaactctcgcttatccaggtttgactgtatatataatatattttttatttttattgtacctTAACCTTTAGAATACAAATTACGaaacatataaatttattacattCTATTATGTAATATTTGACTTCGTTCTAACTAATAATATGTTTGTCCCTAtctttaattttcatatttatcatttttattaaaacacgaAAATTCTTTCATTATGTATTTTCATCGAACTTCGCGAGtcgtaattataattaaaattaattttactgtttaatcttgagttttttattgacattaaagATTGTAGACTAATTTGTAAAGTAttgaaacatcggaaataattttatcaaaGTAAAAAATGCAAGCATAACTGTTaaaattcgtttttattatattattctatataaaaataaatttcagtaTTCAAAATGTACCATTAAATGATGTACCTCTTACGTATGGTCTACtttcacttaaaaaataaaaaaattgcaaaggTCTGTACTTAAAAGCTCGAGTGGAAACTTTTTAGAAAGCATTTCATGTCCATCTAACAGctgaaaattaaaagtttgaccttcctcttaattaaaataaagcacTTACCGTTTATACTTCACATGCAGATATAATCAGTACTATTCGAATTCAACAAACACTGATTTAAATAAGTAGCaccataatataaaattaatttgtttgtttagCTTTGTCGCCTCGTCGTGGCGTATAGCGCTTTCCGAGAATTTTCAAATCTGCCACTGTCAGCAGAATGCAGAATTACATTCAATTCAGCAATCAATCCAGTCATGCAATttgaccatagataatacactgaACTCAACATAGACTACTAAGAGATAGAAATTATTCAGTTGTTACATAGATTATCGTTACGCGTTTACCGAAAGCtgatatttttgaaattatacttctttaggcgcgttatgaaaaattgatgagagtgaaattttacgatgcgcgcgcaccgtgacacaaaattaacagaaatgaagctgcccactaaatcgctcattacaatacgaccgacgccATAAATTCGTTGCAAATACTACATCAAGCTGCTATTCATGAAATGAAACCCATAACGCGACACCCgttagaatattttatttatttattcttagatgtgtggacgagcttgcaACCCACCtgtcgttaagtggttaccggggcccatagaaatatacaacgtaaatgctccacccaccttgaaatatgagttccaaggtctcaagtatagttactgccccacccttcaaaccgaaacgaattactgcttcacggcagaaataagcagggtggtggtggtacctacccgtgcggactcacaagaggtcctaccaccagaaattaacaaattataattttgcgggtttaatttttattacacgatgttgttccttcaccgtggaagtcaattgtgagcatttgttgagtacgtacatacattagaaaaattggtacccgcctgcgggattcgaacaccgttgcatcgctcaacacgaacgcaccggacgtcttatcctttaggccacgatgacttcaatatGAAAAAGTTATATTGTTTTTCTACACTAAGACGTCAACAGTGCCAGGTTACAGCCGCAGAGTTTTGTTCGGTATGCAACACGGTCATTAATAAAACACGaaacaatttcaataaaatatatttattcctaCACATTCATTAAACATTCCAATCATGCATTCACATACCGACTCTAAACTATTGTATTGGTATTAAAAATTCTTATTAAAGCACAAATTTCTTTATCGTACATTTGattaacaaacaatatattattattaatttttaaaatatttcaccAATTGCATACGTTAACATGTACTTATGGGTAGAATAAAAATgtcattatatttaaatataggcCGTATAATAATCGTATTCAAAAACATCACCACACAAGGCCAGtttctaacaaaaaaatgttcgtTCGAAAATTGACGCAGAGCTTTTTGGAGGGAACACGATCGGCGAATTAATGTCAAAtcaattgcattaaaaaaaaaagttataacggTGGTCTATTTCCTGTGAAAGTGAACTTGTGTGAGAAAATAAATTCActgaattcttaaaaaaaaccgctttGGTATAAGTAAATTTCCGACATTTTGTTGCGAAATCATTCCATCTATCCGGTTttcgtttaatattattatcccAATTGATTTTTGTTCAGATAACCTCTTCAGGGGTGGTGAAATTATCGCATATAATCCATTTCTCATAGAGAcaaaatactaacaaaatagTAACACTGTTTGAAACATAGCAACCCTATTTTCGTCATCGCAGCGGAAGCGGGAGGGGACAAAATGATGAGCAGCAACGCAAAAATATGTACACAATCGTTCTCGGTCCCTTAAAACTGTACGAAcattcaattaataaaccaGTTGTAAACACAGTCCACTTTTAATCTGATAAGCCTTGCATCCAACATCTCACCGCATTAATACCAACAAACACAAAAAAGAACAActtataaaacatacatattaatatcactaattattatttataaaattactagcATCATTAATATTTCATCATTGGGCATGATttctaaaaacatttcaattttaattttattttacatggaTGACCGACTCCAGTGCATCTGGCTAAGCAGTctccggagcccatggacacagCTATCCTGGCAAGCGCCCTTCCACAAGAGATCGAAGTTCCATAACGGCTGCTCTATCCTTCGAACACACGATCGGCTCACATCCGATATAGGTGGAATAGTACCCACGCATGCGGGGTAGCCATACACAATACCACCACTAAGCTATGTAGTTACATTTACGCGATATCAAATAGCGTATAGTGTGTAACGTACCCAaattatagaattaaaatttaatatagtaacaacggcGTTTTAATCACACAAGGGGTTTATCAAACGGTATTTGCTGAATAAAACAcgccattttcttttttttttttggaaactaATATTGTTAAAAGCAATCAATAAAATCTAATGCGTTGTTTTATGACACCCGTGTGACGTAATTATGTGAATATTTCATGTATTTCTCTTTGTTTACTACATATGACGTCACACACGTAACATGTGACAATttagaaatacaaaaaatttgCTTGATTCAAATACATAACgattggtcggtctgatgctggtgtgcacgtcactccgcaggtgccggcggaagacCAACGCTGCAGTATCGATTGAGTTGAtctgttaggcattgctgagccggtaaccgtccacaagcctcgtaatttttttgtttttgtacctAATTTATGATTGGaacaattgtttattattattattattattaaacgtcAATTTAAATTTGCACAGCAATTTCAAACGGTTTAAGTGACGCAATCATTGTTATCAACAAAATTGTTTTAGTGATGTCACTCATAGGAGCATCTCTGTACTGATGTGTTATCAACAGGAAAGcctaataaatttattgaaactagtTTCCATGGTACGCTTTACATTGCCGCCTTGATATGGAACTCCGAAAATTTCACTCGCATCGGCATGTTAACGATGCTGTCCTATTATTCAATATCAATCGTTGAGGATGAATGGGCCACATTAAAATCCTTTAATTTTCTTAGGGCGTTTGACATATGGTAGGGTTCGGTACGAACGCGTGGCCCGGCGCCAGAGTCCGCACGCTGCTGCACTCAGCCAAGGGGGTCCGGATGCTGAGACGCCCGCTGCGGCGGACCGGCGTCACCGTGTACTTGGGGCCCTCGGACCTGCGCCTGTGAGCATATGGGAAAAACAGTTATTCTTCACAAACAGTTATTAATCACCATTACGCTGATGGGATGTTGCAAgctataactatttttttatgattgaagtattactggttgcccggaagcctttccagtttcaccacgacaggtgggcgaaggctcagccaggaggggttggatttgctaacaactgcccgagcgcctccaaaagagacctaacaactcaagagcagctgcttcgcgaatgaatctaaatactaccggatcggaatcgcgacccgctgagaagatccggcgagaaactcagcgggctgatgcatgagttagTTTGCACGTCCAGTTCTACGAGTACGGTTATCGAGAATCGTTATGATGGTAGAAGTGATTATGAGGCAGAGGAAGGTAAATTATAACTCCTGCGATTGACCATTGCATAGATTAGCGAGTCGACATGGTCCGCTATATTGGCGTGAAGAACGGATATAATGAATTAGCATTATTACATTTCTTTTAccgaattaataaatattttacaaaaagaaaaatatattgtataaattaataagttaaaaaaaacgttttaataGCAAACCTAACTATCTTGATCCGGATATTAGACGACATTATTGATGCGTAGGCAAATTATAAATGGCAAATTTTGAGATAGGTAGCACTTGCTAGTGTAAGTAGCTAGAATAGCTACTATTGAttgggtagggaaaaaagaagataaaactATGTTGAAAGATTTCTTAAGTAGACACAGATCATAcaaatacaagttttttttattgcctttgtaaatagagcatacagcccacctgaaggtaagtgtttaccgtcgctcatggacatcggcaatgGCAGGCGCAGAGACAAGTCGCTCACTACCGTTAAGCTGTGTTAATTGAAGCGCGTTTTTGGTTTGCTGCTTTAGCTTATAGATACAaagcatttattttcaatacaaaaatgCATATTCAAAAGGTTACTTTATGAAATCGAAGGCAGCTTTAGGTTATTTACTAACTCTATACCAATGAGAACTATGGAAAAACTCTTTATAGTGAAGAAATACAATGCGATAACTGACTACCGTTCAAACTAGAATGTACGATGGCTGAGCAGCATGACCAAATCTCGATATAACGATATAATTGTACCTACCCGCACTGGTTCGCGATGCAAGCATCACTAATCGCTATATACAGTATGACAAACATATTCTACTTACAATTTAGCTTGTTGAACAGCGAAACGTATGATCGTACTTTTGAAGACGTTTTTGACGTCTACCATTTTGGGATCGATGCAGCGCCGCTTACCGCTGTTCGGGCTGATCTTCAGCTGCATGAACTTGTCCAGTAACTGGTCGAGATTCGCTTCGACGACTGAATGCTGAAAatgatatcgatatatatattataggtTATATAGACATTGCGATCTCGTGTATCGAGGTGAGGAGGCTGCTGTGACAAGCAAGTGTAACTCTCAGAAAATGTCATTGACCGACTCGGTAGTGTAGTAGTTAGAGGGCCTggctgttgcgccgagggtcgtgggttcaattATAATATCGTTTAAAGTTTGTTTGCCACCAAGCCAAAATCCAACaagccaaatttttttttttttttaaattacctcaGTTCCCTTAGCGATAGCCTCCTCCCAACACTGTACGGAAGCCGGCAAATCTCCTCGTCTCTCTTCTAGAGCAGCCCTGCACTCCCAGTAAGCAGCCGTGTTGGACGCGTCAGGGAATCTCTCCCTTATAGCTCGGAGCCAACGAGCACTTTGCTCCCAATCGAAGCCctgaatttattataatttgtaatttaactATTTTACTAGTTCTATAAAGTATGTTGTGAAGTTGCATGGGTTGGAGGTATGGACTCATGTGAGCTCACACAGGTAGGTAGCACATTGAAGCAGTTATTGTAGTATAAGACTCAagacttttaatttatttttcaaggtgggtggtagcatTTATATTGTTGATTTGAGCTCCGGCAACTACCTAACACAAGGccagccgtgagctcgtccagccatgtAAGCAGTAAAGCAATGTATCAAAATCCTTTTACCAATGCTATATAATGATTCATGTCAGTTTTATCCTGCAAATTTATTACTTTGTAAATTTCAATGAAGTTACATGTTAATCTACATCCTAATATTACGGCTAGGACGGCAGTAACAGCTGTTTTTATAGTACGATTGATACTTGGATACTATCTCGTAGGTAACCACTTGTAGTGTCTATGGGTCATCAAGGTTCACCAGCAGATATGTGGATGAAAAGAACAAGATAATATTTTGTTACCTCTTTCAGTAAATCAGTAAGGTCATTCAAGGCTCCCAGTAATATTTCATCAATTTTAAAAACGTCTGTCGATGTCAACGTACTGTCAGCACTCTCATTGAAGTCAACGCTTTCACTGACGCAGCTAGCTCGCCGCCAATTCACTGTATCTTTGACGTGTTTGTTATTCTCATTCATGTTTTCGACATACGAATCGTCATCGCTGTCAGAATTCAGAGCAATATTCTCTTTATTTTCCTCTTCATAGTTAAATTGTGGTAATTCTTCAAAGGCTAAAGGTACAATGTCTTTGTTCGATAAATGATTGATCCCAAAACATTGCAAATGATGGTAAGTGTCTAATGATTTGCCACGTTTTTGTAACCAAGATTTTAATCTTGCTTGTAGTTCTTCCGGGCGTGGCGTATTGAAATTCTGAGGTATCGGAGTCATGAATTTAACCTTCTTCCTTTCACTCTTAATAGCTGATATAACTTTGTCAGCGTTTACTGTTTCATCTTCGTTAATGTGTTTTAAATGCACATTATTTAACTTATCACCAATTGAAGCCCACTTATGAATGCAATTGCCAATTTCATTTTTGCTTATTCTCTTGAAGTGTACAGCAGATATAGAGCGGCGAACTGGTGGCTTGGTCTTGACGGCAGCATGAGATTTTTCAAGCAGCAACCCTGAGCTTTTAATGacctttttcaaataatttggaTCAGTTTTTAGTTTGTTGATGTCATTATCATGGTTTGCAATCACTTTGGGTTTGTATAGCCTATCGAAGACAGATTCCCGGGTATTTGTATCTGACATCTTTGGTATCATTGTCTTCCTAGTTGCTGTCATAGTTGGTTTCGGGTTACTAAGTTTTGGTGCTGCCAAACTTTTTCTTGTATGTTTTACCTCAATTTTTGGAGCATTCAGTTTTTTCTCATCCTTTGTTACTTGATGACAAGCTAGTTTTGATGTACCCATCATTGGTATCTTGCTCCCAGTTCTGTTATTTGATACATCTGGTTTCTTAAAGTTTTTCtcaatttttgtttcaattttagGATCATTAGCAATGTTTGATTTACCATTATCATCTTTTTTAGGCATCAAAGATTTTCTAGCTTCTGGGGCTGTGAGAGGCCTTTTTGTAATTACTCCATTAAcatgaaaattgtttttatagttACTATTGACATTATTTTTGGTTATATTTGATCCAGTTTCATTTTTGATCGACTTACCGGCCACACTACCATTTGACACAGAGTTCTTGGGTTGGGTgtcatttttgttatatttcttGAGGTTTAATTCCCGTAACtagaaaagtaaataaaaattgtataatttaaatatattgaaaaggTCAGGTCAGGACATTTGTTTGACTGCTGCACCAGTCAAGTTCCAAGCTGCCAAGTTCAGTTCCTGTCGAGTGTTTTGCTTAACACTAGAGAGTACTATCATGATGCAATAATGTGGGCATGAAacaattattcatttaaatatataaaattctttaTTACTAAATTTAGACAATATGTTGTGGATTAATTTGGGGAAGTGCtcataatgatttttttatattaaaaaaatatgatagtggcattattattataatttcttatCTATTGgggtatgtatatattaaaatgtaGATTTTAGTGTCAAATTTATTTCTGGTATCTTATAGGCTATTTATACTGGACTATATTTAGTCATACATCAAGATTTAGCTTCATTTTATGTACCacgatatttatttaattatttgtatgcgtttttaaatgtagttttaaaaatttcataacCATCAATGGCACTAAGTCTACCAGCTGACTATTTCTATGTAGATATATTTAGTTAGATTGATAGACTAAGGATAGGGCAGCACGTTTCAAGGTGGCATTAACATTGTTGAGGTCTATGAGCTCTAgttaccacttagcaccaggcagGTCATGAGCCCTCTGATGGTTGGGTATTTAaggactaaaaacaaaaaaaggtactttttatttttacctactactttattttctattatagtTGTTGGTTGTGAGAAATGATTTTCTGAGGCAAGCATTACTGTGTCGTAACCATTCATAATCAGGAGTCATCAAACTGAGCCCCTTTCTGGACAAGGCCAGAAGGAATCGTGTGAGTCTATCCGATATAATGTACACTTGTATTTctgtgtttttataaattagcaATTCCTTGTTGAATTTTTGTA
This is a stretch of genomic DNA from Bombyx mori chromosome 23, ASM3026992v2. It encodes these proteins:
- the LOC101739044 gene encoding uncharacterized protein LOC101739044: MESVTDRLNKLREERIAREKARIEKLRELNLKKYNKNDTQPKNSVSNGSVAGKSIKNETGSNITKNNVNSNYKNNFHVNGVITKRPLTAPEARKSLMPKKDDNGKSNIANDPKIETKIEKNFKKPDVSNNRTGSKIPMMGTSKLACHQVTKDEKKLNAPKIEVKHTRKSLAAPKLSNPKPTMTATRKTMIPKMSDTNTRESVFDRLYKPKVIANHDNDINKLKTDPNYLKKVIKSSGLLLEKSHAAVKTKPPVRRSISAVHFKRISKNEIGNCIHKWASIGDKLNNVHLKHINEDETVNADKVISAIKSERKKVKFMTPIPQNFNTPRPEELQARLKSWLQKRGKSLDTYHHLQCFGINHLSNKDIVPLAFEELPQFNYEEENKENIALNSDSDDDSYVENMNENNKHVKDTVNWRRASCVSESVDFNESADSTLTSTDVFKIDEILLGALNDLTDLLKEGFDWEQSARWLRAIRERFPDASNTAAYWECRAALEERRGDLPASVQCWEEAIAKGTEHSVVEANLDQLLDKFMQLKISPNSGKRRCIDPKMVDVKNVFKSTIIRFAVQQAKLRRSEGPKYTVTPVRRSGRLSIRTPLAECSSVRTLAPGHAFVPNPTICQTP